A stretch of DNA from Excalfactoria chinensis isolate bCotChi1 chromosome 19, bCotChi1.hap2, whole genome shotgun sequence:
GCTTGCTCTCCTCTGGCTTCTTTTGGaacaatatttatttagttGGTTTGggggttattttcttttttgggggggcgggttgttgttgtttttctaatcAGACCATGAAGCAGAACCccgggcagcagcagcttcagcaagCACAGGAGTGAGCTGAAAcacactgcaggagcagcacccagagcagctgGGAGTGCATGGCACCCTCCTCCATGTCAGCACCCTCCTGGCCAGCTGTAACCGAAAGGGGGGAGTAAACGATGGATGTTTCTACCAGCCCCAAGCGGAGAGGTTTTGTCTGCCCGCTTTAATGATGGATTTGCCATGGAAGGTGGTGAAAGTCGCTGCTCCTCCTTTATTGCTTGGAGGCTGAAACTTCCCCAGCCAAACGGATTTGATGATCGCACCCTCACACcgggcactgctggagctcacTGCTCTCACTAATGGCAGAGACCCCTGGGCCTGGGAAGGGGCAGAGCACGGAGCTGCGgtcccagcaggagcagctgcagtgcaaagGAGAGACTGAACTGGAAAGTTTCTTGCTGCacactttttcccccctttcctcttttgtcAGTTGGGGGGGTTTTCTATGGAAGCTGAGCCTTTGTTTCTGCCGGGGCTCCTGGTTCGTGTCCTGTTCGCTAAGAAATGAGCAAGAAGGGACAGCCCAGCTCCAACAAAGGTCTTTTTTTTGCATGTAAATGCTCCTGAAGAATGGCAGCAGCGCaaggaacaaagcaaagtgcttttCACTGAGCAGCGAGCTCCGCTTATGGGGGCTGACATGGCAGGGTGGGATGGGAGCCTCTGCCTGCctgggtggggggcagccctgctaGAACCTCTGtgctattttcttccttttgatttcATGGAATTCAATAGCAGGATTCGGACTGGGAGCAGCTCTTTACCGGAGCCATaatggggaggagggggggggggggggggggggtgggaggagtAGGAGGGGGCTGACTTCGTGCTGTTGGCTCCTTTCCGGCCctctttgtttttagttttccCCCAATAAAAAGTTCTACTTTTGGGAGCAGCCTGTCTGTGCGTCCTGCATCCCTGGTGGGACGGGAACACTCAGCCCTGGGCAATGCTGTGACCTCAGAGCCGCTGTGCCCTGCACACCTCGGGTTCTCCCTTGTTGTGCACCAGGACCAGACCCAGGTGTAGGATGGGCACCACTGTCCCACTATGGCATTCACCCCTCAGACCCCCGCACACCGCAGTGGCTGCTCATTACCCCACTTTATTAATTAACATAACAAGGGCTCACACGGGGTTAGACGTGGGGCTCACGCCTCAGTGTTGCTTTTCAGcctcttctttctgttcctctccttcctcctcctcttcctgctgTCCCATCCCCCTGAGCTGGGAGGAACGGGGGTGACAGACACAGCGTGGCTCAGCTCCCCAAATCCAGAAGGGCTTTTCTTCAAccccttccccttcttcctcttctccttcatcCTCTTCCTCACTTTCACAGCTGGGAGGTCCGGCtgttccccccccccaggcCACGCCGCCCTGTCGATGAGCTCCCCACCAAACTCATACAGCACCGGTTCTTTGGGCACCGCCACGGCCACCGTGTTGTACGCCCTGcacctggggacagcagggcagCGTGGGGTCGGGGACGGCAACAGCAGAGCCCAAACCacgaggggaaggaaaaggggggggggggtgtcacTGACCACACATAGAGGTAGGGCTGCACGCACTCCTCCTTATAGGCGAACTCAAAGCACGGCACCTGGATGACGTTGAAGAAGGCCTGTCCCACCACGCGCGACGCCGTGTCATTCACCTGCTGCAGGCACTCCTTCAGCCTGCACCAAACAGaggggcaggggagggggaTAAACCCTACTgtgatcccccccccccccatcccaacACTGGGGTCAGGGCTGCTCACCGGCGGTCGCAGTCGCAGTGGCTGATGGTGTGCCAGCGCAGGTTGCGGTAGCCATAGCGGGAGGTGAAGGGGTGGATGACGTGCTGGCAGTGGTCGTGGTCCCGGCAGCAGCGGTCAGTGTCACGGTGCTCCCCTGTGGGGTGAGAGCTGGAGGGGGGCTGCGTGCAGCTGGGATGACATCGGGATTGGGAATGGGATGGGGCTGCGCCGGGTGAGGGTTGGGATCAGAAGTGGCGCTGGGATGGGAAGGAGTGGGATTGAGGCTGGGATAGGGTTGGGGTTGAGGTGGGGTCGAGGTTGAGATGGGGTTGGGATTTGGGCTTCAGTGGGATcggggggtgggatggggttggaaTTGGGGCTGACATGGAATTGGGGATGGGATTGAGACTGTGGGATGGAGTCagatagggatgggatgggatgggatgggatgggatggggttggagTTGGAGGCAGGGTTGAGATCAGAGCTGGGATGGGgtcagggatgggatgggtttgGGATCAGGGATGGGTGGCTGGAGCAGCCACATTGGGTAAGAATGGGGATCGGAGCTGTATCAGAAGTGGCACTGGGACCAGACTGGGATGAACgagggaaggcagcaggatggggatTGGGGCTGgatcagcagggctgggctggacCGGGACCGGACTGAGATGAGCACCAGAATGGAGACCGGgctgggagggaggcagggacTGCTATGGAGAGTGTTGGACAGCACCAGTAGGGGATCGCTCGGAGCGGACCGGGAGCGGAGCAGCACGTGGGGACCAGGAGGGCAGCGGGATGAATGGACGGGGACGAGGCTGGGGGTAAGGGTGGGGATGGCCCGGTCCTGTGCTGGGGAGCGGAGCAGCACCGGGGCGGGGGGTCTGACCACGGGGTGGGTTTAGGGgcagctccttacccagctgCTCGTAGCTGTCCGCGTTGCTGCCGGCGCCGCACCACAGCGTCCCGGGGTAGGTGAGCCCTCGGCGGGCACGGGGCCGCCCCGGCGGGGCCACAGCGGGGCTGGGAGCCGCCAAcagcgggaggaggaggaggaggaggaagggaaggaagaggcaGCGCGGGGCGCACATGGCATCGCGGGGCCACTGCTGCTGCGGGGCCGCCTTATAGCGGAGCGGCACGGCCCGCCCACCGCGGGGCGGCTCGGCTCGGCGCAGCATTGCTCGGCCCGGCTCTGCCCAGCGGCTGCTCCGTCCATCGCCGTGTCCCAACGCACCGAGGCTGCcagctctcctctcctctcctctcctctcctctcctctcctctcctctcctctcctctcctctcctctcctctcctctcctctcctctcctctcctctcctctcctctcctctcctctcctctcctctcctctcctctcctctcctctcctctcctccccccgccgccgcccctcgGACGGAGCCTATTTGCAATCAGGACGCGGCTCCCGTCCCGTGGAGCAGCGCTTGGCAGAGCCGGGCGGTACCGAGCGGGGACGTGAGCGGCCTCGAGAAgaagcagtgctggctcagCCCCCAGATCTGCCCCTGGAGCTGCACCCCGAGCGCTGCTCTGACCGCCCCACACCTCGCACCCGTGGGTGCCCGCACAGCTCCCTATGGGTGTCACACCGGGATGGCTGCGGGCACGGCTCCCTTCTGgccccatcccagctccctgctgtcccGAGGCATTGGCGGTGGCccagcgctatggggcagcccccgCTCAGCTGTCGCTGTCTGTGACACTCCCCGTGACGGTCCCACGCCGGGTACGGAGCCTGCGCAGGGACAGCAACGGGGCGAACGGAGGGGACACTAAACCCTATGGGGTGTGGATTCACCCCTCGGCAAGTCAACAGTTCCCTACACATGGACCTGCGCCACGTCCCCGCTGCCCGGGAGAAGGGCTGGTACCTGGCACTGATGGCACCCAACACCAAAGGTCCCCACTACGCATGGCTGGACCCGTCCCGGCTCTACTGCCATCCGCAAGTACCCAGCGACCACATGGGGGGCACCAAGGGGGCGGCActgggggggctgtggggacacCCAGCACCTCCGTATCTATCTCCCCAGGGCTTGCAGGACTGCGTAGCTGATCTGCTGCAACCCTTCCAGGGAGATCCCATCGACCTGGTGGCCGGCATCGATGCCATGGGCTTCATTCTGGGTAAGGGGGGACGCTGGGGGTCCCCGTTTCTTGTCCCTGCGGTGGGTGACAGTGCCATCCCCAGGTGCTGCCGTGGCTGCCAAGCTGCGTAAAGGCTTCTTGGCCATCCGCAAAGCCGGGCACCTCTGTGTGGAGACACTGACAGAGCCCTACACCGACTATTCGGGTCGGGAGAAGGTGATGGAGATGCGGACCGACACCGTAACAGCGGGTGAGCTGAGCCCGTGGGgtgggcagccctgcagtggggTGACAGCGGGTGCTGGGACACAGCTCTGCCCTTCCCCAGGTGTGCGCATCCTCCTGGTGGATCAGTGGGTGGAAACAGGGGGCACCATGCGAGCGGCCATCCGGCTGGTGGAGAGCCAGGGGGGGGTCGTGGCAGGTAGGATGGGCACCCGGTGTGTTGGGGGGACACCCATAGGTGATGCAGGGACAGACACTGAGCCCTCGTTGCATCCCGCAGGCGTCGCAGCCATCTGCATTGAGGACAGCGAGGGAGGGCGGTGGATTCGGGAGCGCTACAAGTGTGCCCACTGCGTGCCCCCCCGCCTGCAGCCCCGCTTCGACCGCCATCAGATGGGATGGGAGTGAGGGCTGGCACCACAAGGCACAGCTCTCCATCCTGCCCACCAGCCCGACGCCCTtcttaaaaagcataaaaaaaacattttattacaaTGAAGGCTGGGGGTGTCCCTTCTGAGGGGGGTTTGCATAGCTACGGGGTGCCCCCACCCGCCGGGGCCGCTGCTCTTTGGTATGGAGAtgtggggtgctgctggggctcaCTGGCAGCATTTGGGCTTCTTGCGGGGTGCTGACAGGTACAGGTCGCTCTCGGTGCTGCCGATGCCTGTGGGATGGAGgggttggggttagggttaggttagggttagggttaggttggGGTTAcgttagggttagggttaggttagggttagggctaggttggggttagggttaggttggGGTTAGGGCTAggttggggttagggttaggttagggttagggctAGGTTGGGGTTAGGTTGGGGTTAggttggggttagggttagggttagggttaggttagggttaggttggggttaggttagggttaggttggGGTataggttagggttagggttagggttaggttagggttaggttggGGTTAGGTTAGAGTTAGGTTAGGATTAGGTTGGGGTTAGGTTGGGGTTAGGTTAGAGTTAGGTTAGGATTAGGTTGGGGTTAGGTTGGGGTTaggttaggttagggttagggttaggttggGGTTAGGTTggggttaggttagggttaggttagggttagggttaggttggGTTTaggttaggttagggttagggttaggttggggttaggttagggttagggttaggttggGGTTAggttggggttagggttaggttggggttagggttaggttagggttaggttagggttagggttaggttggGGTTAggttggggttagggttaggttggGGTTAGGTGTGTGGGTAGGGCGTTCATTGGTACTCACGCACGGCATCGCCGATCCGCCGGGCACTGCCGCGCTCCAGCTCTGCCAACACGCTGCTCTCAAAGGTCAGCGCTGCCACACGGAAGAAGAAATCCCTCACGTTCTCTCCTGCCCCATAGAAGAAAAGCCCTGAGCCCCAATGGGGGTCACCTCACCAGCCATCCCACACTCCAGCTTTGGCCACGTCCCAACCTGTGAGTGAGGACACAGCCCAGAACTCTGCCTGCATCTCCTGGGCCACCCTGAGAGCGTCCTTCTCCATCCGGCTGTACTGTGCTGGTGTCTGCCAAGGGAGCAGGGTGGGCAATGGGGACGGCCCCACCGCACCAGCAAAGCCCACGGGAGGGGGACACACTCACACTCAGGTCCTTCTTGGAGCCCACCAAGAAGAGGATGACGTTGGAAGGGTCGTTCTCCTTCAAGGCGTCTGCCAACCATTGCCTATGGGGTCATATCACCGTGCTGCCCTCTCGCTCTCACAATGGAGGTGACACCgagccccactgagccccacaTCCCACCTACCGTGTGTGGTCCAGGGATGCCACGTCGTTGACATCGAAGACGATGACGATGGCTGTCGGGGTGATGAAATGAGCTGTGGGGGTGGAGGTGGTTGGAAGGGATGGttgggggggatatggggggggggtctcacCTTGAGCCCCACGGTAGTAGGTGGAGGCGATGCACTTGAAGCGCTCCTGCCCGGCTGTGTCCCACCTGAGGAGGGGGTGGGTGGTcaatggggggggggtcagAGGGTCTGTTGTGTGCaatggtggtgggggggggacACATAATGGCAGTGCTactcacagctgcaggctgaagGGAACCCCCAGCACCTCAAAGCGCTCCATCTCAAAGTCCACCCCGATGGTCGCCTTGTAGTTCTTGTCAAAGGTGTCCTTGCAAAACCTGTTGGCAGGGGAGGGGGAGCAGGATAAGCGttgggaggggggtgggggagggtcCTCAtactgcagcccccccccccaacaccaGGCATCCCTTCCATAGGGGTTACCGGTTGATGAGGCAGGTCTTCCCCACCGCCAGGTCCCCCACCAcgatgatcttggagatcttaAAGCTGCAGGAACACAGATAGAGCAGGATAacgggggtggggaggggaccCCCCCGGGCAGCACAACAACCCCCCAGCTCCCCCCCCCTGCTGCATTCCTGGGCCCTGacgcagccctgcagccacgCGGCATCTTCCTGCCGGGACCCCAATAGTCTGTGCAGGGCGGACACCCCGTGTGGACCCCAATATCCTCACCCCATCCTCCTcaccccatcctcaccccacaGTGCCCGTCCGCTGCTCCTGGCAGGCGCTGCTCACACTGGAGTGGAATTCAGGGCGGGTGTGCAGGGCGGCCTCCTTCCGAAAGCActgcggggtggggggggcacaacacacacacacacacacacacacacacacaaaggggACACGGTGAGGCTGTGGGGTCAGGGGGGTCCCCCCCTCCCTCGGgtgctgccccctccccactcACCTGCGGCAGATCGGCCACCACTCGGTCCCTGCGCACCGGGGCCAGCACGTTCATGGCGTCCTATGgccggagggatgggatggatggatgggatggatggagcgGGGCTGAGGGGAACggcctgcagagatggggacGGACGGGGGGGGGGCGGCACTATGGCCGCATCAGGATCCTGCTGTCCCACGTCCCCATATAACGcatcccccccacacacacacttatcCCCCGGCTGCCGTCCCGCCCCACGTACCTCCGTGTCCCGCTCCTGCCGCTGTCCCTCCTCCCCGCCGctcccgtcccgtcccgccgCCCACCCCGCACACTCCGCCCCGCAGCCATCGCCGTCCTCGCCCCGCCCCGGCAGGAGACCGGGACTACAACCCCCATGATGCCTCGCGGGACCCCCCTCCCCTATCCGGGACTACAACCCCCATGAGGCCTCGAGGGAAAAGGAGAGCGATGTGCGCAAGCGCAATAGAGACGGAAGGGAAATCTCGCGAGGTTTGGCGCTATAAGCCCGTGCGGCGCGGGGCGGGAGGCCCCTTTCGGCTGCTGGCTGCCCAAGATGGCGCCCAAGGCGAAGAAGGAGGGTGAGGGCGGCCGGACGTGGCGGGCGCTGAGGCGGGCGGGCACCGGGCTGCGCAGCCCCGCGGGGTCCGGTGGGGCCGAGGGGGGCGGGCTGAGGGGGTTACGGGGAGCgggagggctgcggggcggcgCTGGGTGCGGGCACGTGGAGAGCACGGGGGAGGCCTACAGCCGCGGGCCCGGCCTGGTTACGTGAGGCGAGTCCCGGGCTGTGAGGGCCGAGCTgcgcggggtggggggggggatggagggagcCGTGTGGTGGTGTAGGCAGAGGGGAAACCTGGGCTCGGTGTTGTGAATGAGGCCCTCGTTACCCTTTGGGGCCGCATGGACAGAGATTGCCCGTTGGGGAGCCTCATAGGGAAGCGTGGCCCGCCgggggggctgctgggcctgCAGTCCTGCTTTGTGCTGACCGAGGTGTTGTTCCAGCCGTGCCGCCCAAGACTGAGGCAAAGGCAAAGGCGCTGAAGGCCAAGAAGGCCGTCCTGAAGGGAGTCCACAGCCACAAGAAGAAGAAGATCCGCACGTCACCCACCTTCAGGAGGCCCAAGACTCTGCGCCTGCGGAGGCAGCCCAAGTACCCCCGGAAGAGCGCTCCGAGGAGAAACAAGTGCGTGGGGATGGTGGGCCCGGCGGGGCTTTGTGGGTGGGAACAGCCCCTCTGCAGGTCCCACGTTAAGACCTTGCCCATGTGGTGTCTTTGGAGCTGAGCCACGTTTTCATTGCAAAGCATTGGGGTACAAGTGATGATTTCAAGCGACCAAAGCCTGAGAGTTTGTGATTAGAACTTTTTTTGGCAGCTGATGTACCCCAGATGTTTCCAGGTGATAATTGATCATTAAAAGTCCTTCTCTTAAGCTGAGGTGATCTTTCTTGCAGGCTTGACCATTATGCCATCATCAAGTTCCCTTTGACCACAGAATCGGCAATGAAGAAGATAGAAGATAACAATACTTTGGTTTTCATCGTCGATGTCAAGGCAAACAAGCACCAGATCAAACAGGCAGTCAAGAAGCTGTATGATATCGATGTGGCCAAGGTCAATACCTTGATAAGGTAAGGGGAGAGCAGTCACTGTTGCAGGAAACTTGGCT
This window harbors:
- the RAB34 gene encoding ras-related protein Rab-34 isoform X2, yielding MNVLAPVRRDRVVADLPQCFRKEAALHTRPEFHSSVSSACQEQRTGTVGFKISKIIVVGDLAVGKTCLINRFCKDTFDKNYKATIGVDFEMERFEVLGVPFSLQLWDTAGQERFKCIASTYYRGAQGETPPPYPPQPSLPTTSTPTAHFITPTAIVIVFDVNDVASLDHTRQWLADALKENDPSNVILFLVGSKKDLSTPAQYSRMEKDALRVAQEMQAEFWAVSSLTGENVRDFFFRVAALTFESSVLAELERGSARRIGDAVRIGSTESDLYLSAPRKKPKCCQ
- the RPL23A gene encoding large ribosomal subunit protein uL23 isoform X1, which translates into the protein MAPKAKKEAVPPKTEAKAKALKAKKAVLKGVHSHKKKKIRTSPTFRRPKTLRLRRQPKYPRKSAPRRNKLDHYAIIKFPLTTESAMKKIEDNNTLVFIVDVKANKHQIKQAVKKLYDIDVAKVNTLIRPDGEKKAYVRLAPDYDALDVANKIGII
- the RAB34 gene encoding ras-related protein Rab-34 isoform X1, translating into MNVLAPVRRDRVVADLPQCFRKEAALHTRPEFHSSVSSACQEQRTGTVGFKISKIIVVGDLAVGKTCLINRFCKDTFDKNYKATIGVDFEMERFEVLGVPFSLQLWDTAGQERFKCIASTYYRGAQAIVIVFDVNDVASLDHTRQWLADALKENDPSNVILFLVGSKKDLSTPAQYSRMEKDALRVAQEMQAEFWAVSSLTGENVRDFFFRVAALTFESSVLAELERGSARRIGDAVRIGSTESDLYLSAPRKKPKCCQ
- the LOC140260680 gene encoding adenine phosphoribosyltransferase-like isoform X1; this translates as MGCGFTPRQVNSSLHMDLRHVPAAREKGWYLALMAPNTKGPHYAWLDPSRLYCHPQGLQDCVADLLQPFQGDPIDLVAGIDAMGFILGAAVAAKLRKGFLAIRKAGHLCVETLTEPYTDYSGREKVMEMRTDTVTAGVRILLVDQWVETGGTMRAAIRLVESQGGVVAGVAAICIEDSEGGRWIRERYKCAHCVPPRLQPRFDRHQMGWE
- the LOC140260680 gene encoding adenine phosphoribosyltransferase-like isoform X2, with translation MGCGFTPRQVNSSLHMDLRHVPAAREKGWYLALMAPNTKGPHYAWLDPSRLYCHPQGLQDCVADLLQPFQGDPIDLVAGIDAMGFILGAAVAAKLRKGFLAIRKAGHLCVETLTEPYTDYSGREKVMEMRTDTVTAGVAAICIEDSEGGRWIRERYKCAHCVPPRLQPRFDRHQMGWE
- the RPL23A gene encoding large ribosomal subunit protein uL23 isoform X2: MAPKAKKEAVPPKTEAKAKALKAKKAVLKGVHSHKKKKIRTSPTFRRPKTLRLRRQPKYPRKSAPRRNKLDHYAIIKFPLTTESAMKKIEDNNTLVFIVDVKANKHQIKQAVKKLYDIDVAKVNTLIRPDGEKKAYVRLAPDYDALDVANKVSSV
- the PROCA1 gene encoding protein PROCA1, with product MLRRAEPPRGGRAVPLRYKAAPQQQWPRDAMCAPRCLFLPFLLLLLLPLLAAPSPAVAPPGRPRARRGLTYPGTLWCGAGSNADSYEQLGEHRDTDRCCRDHDHCQHVIHPFTSRYGYRNLRWHTISHCDCDRRLKECLQQVNDTASRVVGQAFFNVIQVPCFEFAYKEECVQPYLYVWCRAYNTVAVAVPKEPVLYEFGGELIDRAAWPGGGEQPDLPAVKVRKRMKEKRKKGKGLKKSPSGFGELSHAVSVTPVPPSSGGWDSRKRRRKERNRKKRLKSNTEA